A genomic stretch from Enterobacter oligotrophicus includes:
- a CDS encoding DUF1852 domain-containing protein encodes MSNAFTFTLKRSGFDENYNPSERTRTTTNFANLARGEKRQENLRNTLAMINNRFNALACWDNPKSDRYSVELEIISVDLNIAHEGGHHSFPAIEILQTYIVDKKTDSRIAGITGNNFSSYVRDYDFSVVLPEHNKGQSGFSIPDDFGKLHGNIFRHFIHSSEYKENFKKMPVICLSVSSKDIYRRTGNLHPILGIEYKPEGTSLTEQYFGKMGLQVRYFMPENSAAPFAFYFTGDLLSDYTNLELIGAISTMETFQKIYRPEIYNANSTAGYYYQPDLNHQDHSLTKIVYDREERSRLAIEQGKFTEECFIKPYKHILEQWSNNYPL; translated from the coding sequence ATGAGTAACGCTTTTACATTTACGCTGAAGCGAAGCGGCTTTGATGAGAATTATAATCCGTCAGAAAGAACGCGTACGACGACTAATTTTGCCAATCTTGCCAGAGGGGAAAAGCGGCAGGAAAATTTGCGCAATACGCTTGCAATGATTAACAATCGTTTTAATGCATTAGCCTGCTGGGATAACCCAAAATCCGATCGTTATTCTGTTGAGCTTGAAATCATTTCTGTTGATCTTAACATTGCGCATGAGGGCGGTCACCATTCTTTTCCGGCAATCGAAATATTGCAAACCTACATCGTAGATAAAAAAACCGATTCGCGTATTGCAGGCATAACAGGAAATAATTTCTCTTCCTATGTACGGGATTATGACTTCAGTGTTGTTCTGCCAGAACACAATAAGGGCCAATCCGGCTTCAGCATTCCGGACGATTTCGGTAAATTGCATGGCAACATCTTCAGGCATTTCATTCACTCCAGTGAATATAAAGAGAACTTTAAAAAAATGCCGGTGATCTGCCTGAGCGTTTCGAGTAAAGACATCTACCGTCGCACAGGAAACCTGCACCCTATACTGGGCATTGAGTATAAGCCAGAGGGCACATCGTTGACTGAGCAATACTTCGGTAAAATGGGGCTGCAGGTTCGTTATTTTATGCCTGAAAACAGTGCCGCGCCGTTTGCCTTTTATTTTACCGGCGACTTGCTGAGCGATTATACCAATCTTGAACTGATCGGCGCTATCAGCACGATGGAGACATTCCAGAAGATTTATCGTCCTGAAATTTATAATGCGAACTCGACAGCGGGTTATTATTATCAGCCAGATCTGAACCACCAGGATCACTCATTAACCAAAATTGTGTATGACCGGGAAGAACGCAGCCGGTTAGCCATTGAACAGGGTAAATTCACTGAAGAGTGCTTTATCAAACCTTATAAACATATTCTTGAGCAGTGGTCTAATAACTACCCGCTTTAA
- a CDS encoding DUF2058 domain-containing protein, translating into MTKLTLQEQMLKAGLVSSKKMAKVQRTAKKSRVQAREAREAVEENKKAQIERDKQLSEQQKQAVLAKEFKAQVKQLIEMNRITISKGSITFNFTDGNLIKKIEVDKQTQAQLINGRLAIARLVMNANGDCDYAIIPAVVADKIAQRDADSIVLNSALSQEEQDEDDPYADFKIPDDLMW; encoded by the coding sequence ATGACAAAACTCACCCTACAAGAGCAGATGCTGAAAGCAGGCTTAGTCAGCAGCAAGAAAATGGCTAAAGTGCAGCGCACGGCGAAAAAATCACGCGTACAGGCGCGTGAGGCCAGAGAGGCGGTAGAAGAGAACAAAAAAGCGCAGATTGAGCGTGACAAACAACTGAGCGAACAGCAAAAACAGGCTGTGCTGGCGAAAGAGTTTAAAGCGCAGGTGAAGCAGCTGATTGAGATGAACCGCATTACCATTTCAAAAGGCAGCATCACGTTTAACTTCACCGACGGTAATCTTATCAAAAAGATCGAGGTGGATAAGCAGACTCAGGCACAGCTGATCAACGGCCGTCTGGCGATTGCGCGTCTGGTGATGAATGCCAACGGTGATTGTGACTATGCGATTATTCCGGCGGTAGTGGCCGATAAAATAGCCCAGCGCGATGCCGACAGCATTGTGTTAAACAGTGCGCTAAGCCAGGAAGAGCAGGACGAAGACGATCCTTACGCGGATTTTAAAATCCCTGACGATTTAATGTGGTAA
- a CDS encoding RluA family pseudouridine synthase — protein sequence MSVIVDTFIAPPCPDEIDVLWQDEHLLLINKPSGLLSLSGKNPQNLDSVHHRLVQTFPGCALVHRLDFGTSGLMVIARNKTINAALCHQFSQRTVKKIYTALLCGHVKQDEGIIDAPIAKDPALFPLMSICAINGKPARSRYQVVVRCYQGTELPLTRVKLIPETGRTHQLRIHCQQLGHAILGCDLYGGLAWPGTEKTPRLMLHASELDFVHPVSGQAINARHAAPF from the coding sequence ATGTCAGTCATTGTCGATACCTTTATTGCCCCACCTTGTCCTGATGAGATCGACGTTCTCTGGCAGGACGAGCATCTGCTGCTGATCAATAAGCCTTCCGGCCTGCTAAGCCTGTCGGGTAAGAACCCGCAAAATCTCGATTCCGTCCATCACCGTCTGGTGCAAACCTTTCCTGGCTGCGCGCTGGTGCATCGTCTTGATTTTGGTACATCCGGGCTGATGGTGATTGCCCGTAATAAAACGATAAATGCCGCGCTATGTCACCAGTTTAGCCAGCGCACCGTGAAAAAGATCTATACCGCCCTGCTTTGCGGGCATGTGAAACAGGACGAAGGGATCATCGATGCGCCGATTGCCAAAGACCCGGCGCTGTTCCCGCTGATGTCGATTTGCGCCATCAACGGTAAACCTGCCCGCTCCCGTTATCAGGTGGTAGTGCGGTGTTATCAGGGAACGGAACTGCCGCTGACGCGGGTGAAACTGATTCCGGAGACGGGGCGTACTCACCAGTTGCGCATTCACTGCCAGCAGTTGGGTCACGCTATTTTAGGCTGCGATCTGTATGGCGGTCTTGCGTGGCCCGGCACCGAAAAGACGCCGCGGCTGATGCTGCATGCCAGCGAGCTGGATTTTGTCCACCCTGTCAGCGGACAGGCGATCAACGCCCGTCACGCCGCCCCGTTTTAA
- the azoR gene encoding FMN-dependent NADH-azoreductase, whose product MSKVLVLKSSILAGYSQSGQLSDYFVEQWREQHSADEITVRDLAANPIPVLDGELVGALRPSDAPLTPRQQEALALSDELIAELQAHDVIVINAPMYNFNIPTQLKNYFDLVARAGVTFRYTENGPEGLVKGKRAIVLTSRGGIHKDTPTDLVAPYLSLFLGFIGITDVNFVFAEGIAYGPEVATKAQTDAKAAIDSLVAA is encoded by the coding sequence ATGAGCAAAGTATTAGTGTTGAAATCCAGTATTCTGGCAGGGTACTCACAGTCTGGTCAGTTGTCCGACTATTTTGTTGAACAGTGGCGTGAGCAGCATTCCGCTGACGAAATCACCGTCCGTGATCTGGCGGCGAACCCGATTCCTGTACTGGATGGCGAACTGGTTGGTGCGCTGCGTCCGAGCGATGCGCCGCTGACGCCACGTCAGCAGGAAGCCCTGGCGCTCTCTGACGAGCTGATTGCTGAACTGCAGGCGCATGACGTTATCGTCATCAACGCGCCAATGTACAACTTCAACATCCCTACCCAGTTGAAGAACTACTTCGACCTGGTGGCACGTGCTGGCGTAACCTTCCGTTACACCGAGAACGGCCCGGAAGGTCTGGTGAAGGGTAAACGTGCGATTGTGCTGACCAGCCGCGGCGGTATTCACAAAGACACCCCAACGGATCTGGTGGCTCCGTACCTGAGCCTGTTCCTGGGCTTCATCGGCATTACCGACGTGAACTTTGTGTTCGCGGAAGGTATCGCTTACGGTCCTGAAGTGGCGACCAAAGCGCAGACCGATGCTAAAGCGGCAATCGACAGCCTGGTTGCAGCATAA
- the hrpA gene encoding ATP-dependent RNA helicase HrpA, with the protein MTDQQKFTFPMLLQQLDSLMLRDKQRFARRLHGVKKVKNPDAQQAIYQEMAKEIAQAAGKVVLREAARPAIAYPENLPVSQKKQDILDAVRDHQVVIVAGETGSGKTTQLPKICMELGRGVKGLIGHTQPRRLAARTVANRIAEELQTEPGGCIGYKVRFSDHVSDNTMVKLMTDGILLAEIQQDRLLMQYDTIIIDEAHERSLNIDFLLGYLKELLPRRPDLKIIITSATIDPERFSKHFNNAPIIEVSGRTYPVEVRYRPIVEEADDTERDQLQAIFDAVDELGNESAGDILIFMSGEREIRDTADALSKRDLRHTEILPLYARLSNSEQNRVFQPHSGRRIVLATNVAETSLTVPGIKYVIDPGTARISRYSYRTKVQRLPIEPVSQASANQRKGRCGRVSEGICIRLYSEDDFLSRPEFTDPEILRTNLASVILQMTALGLGDIAAFPFVEAPDKRNIQDGVRLLEELGAITTDEQATAYKLTPLGRQLSQLPVDPRLARMVLEAQKHGCVREAMIITSALSIQDPRERPMDKQQASDEKHRRFHDKESDFLAFVNLWNYLGEQQKALSSNQFRRQCRVDFLNYLRVREWQDIYTQLRQVVKELGIPVNSEPAEYREIHIALLTGLLSHIGMKDADKQEFTGARNARFSIFPGSGLFKKPPKWTMVAELVETSRLWGRIAARIDPEWVEPVAQHLLKRSYSEPHWERSQGAVMATEKVTVYGLPVVAARKVNYSQIDPALCRELFIRHALVEGDWQTRHAFFRENLKLRAEVEELEHKSRRRDILVDDDALFEFYDQRISHDVISARHFDSWWKKASKETPDLLNFEKSMLIKEGAESVSKLDYPNFWHQGNLKLRLTYQFEPGADADGVTVHIPLPLLNQVEESGFEWQIPGLRRELVIALIKSLPKPVRRNFVPAPNYAEAFLGRVTPLELPLLDALEREFRRMTGTTIDRDDWNWDQVPDHLKISFRVVDDKNKKLQEGRSLTELKDALKGKVQETLSAVADDGIEQSGLHIWSFGQLPESYEQKRGNYKVKAWPALVDERDSVAIKLFDNPQEQQQMMWRGLRRLLLLNIPSPIKYLHEKLPNKAKLGLYFNPYGKVLDLIDDCISCGVDKLIHEAGGPVWTEEGFAKLHDKVRAGLNDTVVDIARQVEQILTAVFNINKRLKGRVDMTMALGLSDVKAQMAGLVYRGFVTGNGFKRLGDTLRYLQAIEKRLEKMAIDPHRDRAQMLKVENVQQAWQQWLNKLPPARRDDEDVREIRWMIEELRVSFFAQQLGTPYPISDKRILQAMEQISG; encoded by the coding sequence ATGACAGATCAACAAAAATTCACCTTCCCGATGCTCCTGCAACAGCTTGATTCCCTGATGCTGCGCGACAAACAGCGGTTTGCGCGCCGTCTGCACGGCGTTAAGAAGGTTAAAAATCCTGATGCACAACAGGCCATTTACCAGGAGATGGCGAAAGAGATAGCTCAGGCGGCAGGGAAGGTTGTGCTGCGCGAAGCCGCACGTCCGGCGATCGCCTACCCGGAAAACCTGCCTGTCAGCCAGAAGAAACAGGACATTCTCGACGCCGTGCGCGATCACCAGGTGGTGATTGTCGCGGGGGAAACCGGGTCGGGGAAAACCACGCAGCTACCGAAGATTTGTATGGAGCTGGGGCGCGGGGTGAAAGGGCTGATTGGCCACACCCAGCCGCGTCGTCTGGCGGCGCGTACCGTGGCGAACCGCATTGCCGAGGAGTTGCAAACGGAGCCGGGTGGCTGCATCGGGTATAAGGTGCGCTTCAGCGATCACGTCAGTGATAACACCATGGTCAAGCTGATGACCGACGGTATTCTGTTGGCGGAAATCCAGCAGGATCGCCTGCTGATGCAGTATGACACCATTATCATCGATGAAGCGCATGAGCGCAGCCTGAACATCGATTTCCTGCTCGGCTACCTGAAAGAACTGCTGCCGCGTCGCCCGGATCTGAAAATCATCATTACCTCCGCGACCATCGACCCGGAACGCTTCTCGAAGCATTTCAACAATGCGCCGATTATTGAGGTGTCAGGACGCACGTATCCGGTCGAAGTGCGCTATCGCCCGATAGTCGAAGAGGCGGACGATACCGAGCGCGATCAGCTACAAGCCATTTTTGATGCCGTCGACGAGCTGGGTAACGAAAGTGCGGGTGACATTCTGATCTTTATGAGCGGTGAACGGGAAATCCGCGATACCGCCGATGCGCTCAGCAAGCGCGACCTGCGCCATACCGAGATCCTGCCGCTGTATGCCCGCCTGTCGAACAGCGAACAAAACCGTGTGTTCCAGCCCCACAGCGGGCGTCGCATTGTACTGGCGACCAACGTGGCGGAAACCTCGCTTACCGTGCCGGGCATAAAATATGTGATTGACCCTGGTACGGCGCGTATCAGCCGCTACAGCTACCGCACCAAAGTCCAGCGTCTGCCGATTGAGCCGGTTTCACAGGCTTCAGCGAACCAGCGTAAAGGCCGCTGCGGTCGTGTGTCGGAAGGGATCTGTATCCGTCTCTACTCCGAGGATGATTTCCTGTCGCGCCCGGAATTTACCGACCCGGAAATTCTGCGTACTAACCTGGCGTCCGTTATCCTGCAGATGACTGCGCTGGGGCTGGGCGATATTGCCGCGTTCCCGTTCGTCGAAGCGCCGGACAAGCGCAACATCCAGGACGGTGTGCGTCTGCTGGAGGAACTCGGTGCGATCACGACTGACGAGCAGGCGACGGCCTACAAACTGACGCCGCTGGGCCGTCAGCTCAGCCAGCTTCCGGTCGATCCGCGTCTGGCGCGGATGGTGCTGGAGGCGCAGAAACACGGCTGCGTGCGTGAGGCGATGATCATCACCTCGGCGCTCTCGATTCAGGACCCGCGTGAACGTCCGATGGACAAACAGCAGGCATCTGACGAGAAACACCGTCGCTTCCACGACAAAGAGTCCGATTTCCTCGCCTTCGTGAACCTGTGGAACTACCTCGGCGAGCAGCAGAAAGCGCTCTCCTCGAACCAGTTCCGCCGTCAGTGCCGCGTGGATTTCCTCAACTACCTGCGCGTGCGTGAGTGGCAGGATATTTACACTCAACTGCGTCAGGTGGTGAAAGAGCTGGGGATTCCGGTCAACAGCGAACCGGCGGAGTACCGCGAAATTCATATCGCGCTGCTGACCGGCCTGTTGTCCCATATCGGGATGAAAGATGCCGACAAGCAGGAATTTACCGGCGCGCGTAACGCCCGTTTCTCGATTTTCCCTGGATCGGGCTTATTCAAAAAACCACCGAAATGGACAATGGTTGCCGAGCTGGTGGAAACCAGCCGCCTGTGGGGGCGTATTGCGGCGCGTATCGATCCTGAGTGGGTTGAGCCTGTCGCACAGCACCTGCTGAAACGCTCGTACAGTGAACCGCACTGGGAGCGGTCGCAGGGCGCGGTGATGGCAACAGAAAAGGTGACCGTTTATGGCCTGCCGGTGGTGGCCGCGCGTAAGGTCAACTACAGTCAGATCGATCCGGCCCTGTGTCGCGAGCTGTTTATCCGTCATGCGCTGGTGGAGGGCGACTGGCAGACGCGTCACGCGTTCTTCCGTGAAAACCTCAAACTGCGCGCCGAAGTGGAAGAGCTTGAGCATAAATCCCGCCGCCGCGACATTCTGGTGGATGACGACGCGCTGTTTGAGTTTTACGACCAGCGCATCAGCCACGATGTCATTTCCGCCCGCCATTTCGACAGCTGGTGGAAGAAAGCCAGCAAAGAGACGCCGGACCTGCTCAACTTTGAAAAGAGCATGTTGATCAAAGAGGGCGCGGAGTCGGTCAGCAAGCTCGACTACCCGAACTTCTGGCATCAGGGCAACCTCAAGCTGCGGCTGACTTATCAGTTTGAACCGGGCGCAGATGCGGATGGCGTGACGGTACACATCCCGCTGCCGCTGCTAAACCAGGTGGAAGAGAGCGGGTTCGAGTGGCAAATTCCCGGCCTGCGTCGCGAGCTGGTGATTGCGCTGATTAAATCGCTGCCTAAACCGGTGCGCCGTAACTTTGTGCCCGCGCCAAACTATGCGGAAGCGTTTTTAGGCCGCGTGACGCCGCTGGAACTGCCGCTGCTGGACGCGCTGGAGCGTGAATTCCGGCGCATGACCGGCACCACCATCGACCGCGACGACTGGAACTGGGATCAGGTGCCCGATCACCTGAAAATCAGCTTCCGCGTGGTGGACGATAAAAATAAAAAACTGCAGGAAGGCCGTTCGCTGACTGAACTTAAAGACGCCCTGAAGGGCAAAGTGCAGGAGACGCTCTCTGCCGTGGCGGATGACGGCATTGAGCAGAGCGGCTTGCATATCTGGAGCTTTGGTCAGCTTCCAGAAAGCTACGAGCAGAAACGCGGCAACTACAAGGTGAAAGCCTGGCCAGCGCTGGTGGATGAACGCGACAGCGTGGCGATCAAACTCTTTGATAACCCGCAGGAGCAGCAGCAGATGATGTGGCGCGGGCTGCGTCGCTTACTGCTGCTGAACATCCCGTCGCCGATTAAGTATCTGCATGAGAAGTTACCGAACAAAGCCAAGCTGGGTCTCTACTTCAACCCTTACGGGAAAGTGCTGGATTTGATTGACGACTGCATCTCCTGCGGCGTGGACAAGCTGATCCACGAGGCGGGCGGTCCTGTCTGGACGGAAGAGGGTTTTGCGAAGCTGCATGACAAAGTGCGCGCCGGGCTGAACGACACCGTGGTGGATATCGCCAGACAGGTCGAGCAGATCCTCACCGCCGTATTCAATATCAATAAACGCCTGAAAGGGCGTGTGGATATGACCATGGCGCTGGGGCTGTCTGACGTGAAGGCACAGATGGCGGGGCTGGTGTACCGTGGGTTTGTCACCGGCAACGGCTTCAAACGCCTCGGCGATACGCTGCGTTATCTGCAGGCGATTGAAAAACGTCTGGAGAAAATGGCTATCGATCCGCATCGGGATCGTGCGCAGATGCTGAAAGTGGAAAACGTGCAGCAGGCGTGGCAGCAGTGGCTGAACAAACTGCCTCCGGCGCGCCGCGATGATGAGGACGTGCGGGAGATCCGCTGGATGATTGAGGAGCTACGCGTCAGCTTCTTCGCTCAGCAACTGGGTACACCGTATCCGATTTCGGATAAGCGTATTTTGCAGGCGATGGAGCAGATTTCCGGTTAA
- a CDS encoding O-methyltransferase, translated as MQQPWSAVDNYMISSLIPEDEVLQQVLENNKRAGLPEHDVAANQGQLLALFVRMTQARRVLEIGTLGAYSSIWMARALPPDGKLITLEADPTHAEVARQNISLAGLNDRIELIEGAALKSLEQLGDIPPFDLIFIDADKPNNPGYLEWALYYSRPGTVIIGDNVVRDGEVINGQSDDPRVQGVRRFIEMTGDNPRLTATALQTVGVKGWDGFTLAMVER; from the coding sequence ATGCAACAACCGTGGTCTGCAGTAGATAATTACATGATTTCTTCGCTTATCCCTGAGGATGAGGTACTCCAGCAGGTTCTTGAAAACAACAAACGCGCTGGTTTGCCTGAGCACGATGTTGCCGCCAATCAGGGGCAACTGCTGGCATTGTTTGTTCGTATGACTCAGGCAAGGCGTGTTCTGGAGATCGGTACGCTCGGTGCCTACAGTTCAATCTGGATGGCGCGCGCCCTGCCACCGGACGGTAAGCTGATTACGCTTGAAGCTGACCCCACGCATGCCGAGGTTGCACGCCAGAATATCAGCCTGGCGGGGTTGAACGATCGTATAGAGTTAATTGAAGGCGCAGCGCTCAAATCGCTGGAGCAACTTGGCGATATTCCTCCGTTTGATCTGATTTTTATCGATGCAGATAAGCCGAACAACCCCGGTTATCTGGAATGGGCGCTGTACTATTCCCGCCCCGGCACGGTGATTATCGGCGATAACGTGGTGCGCGATGGCGAAGTGATTAACGGGCAAAGCGACGACCCGCGCGTGCAGGGGGTGCGACGGTTTATCGAGATGACTGGGGATAATCCGCGTTTAACCGCCACCGCATTGCAAACGGTGGGGGTTAAGGGTTGGGACGGGTTTACGCTGGCAATGGTGGAACGATAA
- a CDS encoding efflux transporter outer membrane subunit has translation MTLRPIAGLIIAVTLAGCQSVDVKPVQPSLQIPAQWRAATGPTSPAEQLWWRNFHDNDLNRYVDQALKNNSDVLIARERINEYQARVYAADGSLFPSLDAGVTGSRARSQSAATGLPVYGTLYKGSLTASYDVDIWGVNRSTANAAEASLEAQKAAAVAADLTVASSVASGYVTLLSLDEQLRVTESTLKSREEAFNLAKRQFETGYSSRLELMQSDSELRATRAQVPLLQHQIAQQENALSLLLGSNPGDVVRSKHFDSLTPLKLPSQLPSTLLNRRPDIVQAERQLIAADATLAASRASLLPSINLTATGSIQDRTLSGLLDNPLQLWSVGGSILAPLLNRQALNAQVDISQSQRNQALYSYEKTVRNAFAEVNDSLDAITRYQEQLTELLAQQDVAQETLRIAQNRYRNGYSSYLDVLDAQRTLFSVQTSVVQVKNNLLLAQIDLYKALGGGWKNA, from the coding sequence ATGACGCTTCGCCCGATAGCTGGCCTGATAATCGCCGTAACGCTGGCCGGATGCCAGTCGGTCGACGTTAAACCTGTGCAACCGTCCCTGCAAATCCCCGCCCAGTGGCGTGCGGCTACCGGGCCGACCAGCCCGGCGGAGCAACTCTGGTGGCGCAATTTTCACGACAACGACCTTAACCGCTACGTGGATCAGGCGCTTAAGAACAACAGCGACGTGCTGATTGCCCGCGAACGTATCAATGAGTATCAGGCACGGGTGTACGCTGCTGACGGCAGCCTGTTTCCGTCGCTGGATGCCGGTGTGACGGGCTCGCGCGCTCGTTCACAATCTGCCGCCACCGGGCTGCCTGTATACGGTACGCTGTACAAAGGTAGCCTGACCGCAAGCTATGACGTCGATATCTGGGGCGTAAACCGTAGCACCGCTAATGCCGCCGAAGCGTCGCTGGAGGCACAAAAAGCGGCGGCGGTCGCGGCTGATTTGACCGTCGCATCCTCGGTGGCCTCCGGGTATGTCACCCTGCTTTCGCTGGATGAACAGCTTCGCGTTACTGAATCCACGCTGAAATCCCGCGAAGAGGCGTTCAATCTCGCCAAACGTCAGTTTGAAACGGGCTACAGCTCACGCCTGGAATTGATGCAGTCAGATTCTGAGTTACGCGCCACGCGGGCGCAGGTTCCTCTGCTGCAGCACCAGATTGCGCAGCAGGAGAACGCCCTGAGCCTGCTGCTGGGCAGTAACCCCGGCGACGTGGTACGCAGTAAACATTTCGACTCACTGACGCCCTTGAAACTCCCTTCGCAATTACCTTCCACGCTGCTTAACCGTCGTCCGGATATCGTTCAGGCCGAACGGCAGTTGATTGCGGCAGATGCCACACTTGCGGCATCGCGCGCCAGCCTGCTGCCGTCGATCAACCTGACGGCAACGGGATCGATACAGGATCGCACGCTCTCCGGTTTACTGGATAACCCGCTGCAGCTCTGGAGCGTGGGTGGCAGTATTCTCGCCCCACTGCTGAACCGTCAGGCGCTGAACGCACAGGTGGATATTTCCCAGTCCCAGCGCAATCAGGCGCTCTACAGCTATGAAAAAACCGTGCGCAATGCGTTTGCTGAGGTGAACGACAGTCTCGACGCCATTACGCGCTATCAGGAACAACTGACGGAGCTGCTGGCGCAGCAGGATGTGGCGCAGGAGACGCTGCGCATTGCGCAGAACCGCTATCGCAATGGCTACTCGTCTTATCTGGATGTACTGGATGCCCAGCGCACGCTGTTCTCGGTGCAGACCAGCGTGGTACAAGTGAAAAATAACCTGCTGCTGGCGCAGATTGATTTATATAAAGCGCTGGGCGGCGGATGGAAGAACGCGTGA
- a CDS encoding HlyD family secretion protein, producing the protein MSQQDAAKEQANTRKNVRIVSVFTAAAIGIVGVLVILYAWQLPPFTRHAQFTDNAYVRGQTTFISPQVNGYITEVKVKDFVQVKKGDLLLQIDDRIYRQRVHQAEAQLAMKIAALNNNLQQRKSAEAVIARNEAALKNARAQSLKTQADLKRVKDLTADGSLSVRERDAALASAAQGNADIDQAKATLEMSRQDLQTVIVNRGSLEADVENAKAALELAQIDLQNTRIVAPRDGQLGQIAVRLGAYVTAGTHLTTLVPPQHWVIANIKETQLANLRVGQPVTFTVDALNDKAYTGRVESISPATGVEFSAISPDNATGNFVKIAQRIPVRIEVLGKPEESARLRPGMSVQVTIDTREAQQ; encoded by the coding sequence ATGAGTCAGCAGGATGCCGCCAAAGAGCAGGCCAATACCCGCAAAAATGTGCGCATTGTTTCTGTTTTCACCGCAGCGGCAATCGGGATTGTCGGCGTGCTGGTGATCCTTTACGCCTGGCAGCTACCGCCCTTCACCCGGCACGCGCAGTTTACCGATAACGCCTACGTGCGCGGCCAGACGACGTTTATCAGTCCGCAGGTTAATGGCTATATCACCGAGGTGAAGGTGAAGGATTTTGTGCAGGTTAAAAAAGGTGACCTGCTGCTGCAGATTGATGACCGCATCTATCGCCAGCGCGTGCATCAGGCCGAAGCCCAGTTGGCAATGAAAATTGCCGCGCTTAATAACAATCTCCAGCAACGTAAAAGCGCTGAAGCCGTCATCGCCAGAAACGAGGCGGCGTTGAAAAATGCCCGCGCCCAGAGTCTGAAAACCCAGGCGGATTTAAAGCGCGTAAAAGATCTGACAGCAGACGGCTCACTCTCCGTTCGTGAGCGCGACGCCGCACTGGCAAGTGCCGCTCAGGGCAATGCTGATATCGACCAGGCCAAAGCCACGCTTGAGATGTCGCGTCAGGATCTGCAGACGGTCATTGTGAATCGCGGTTCGCTGGAGGCGGATGTTGAAAACGCTAAAGCGGCGCTGGAACTGGCGCAGATTGACCTGCAAAACACCCGAATTGTCGCCCCGCGTGACGGCCAGCTTGGTCAGATTGCCGTCCGCCTCGGAGCTTACGTCACCGCGGGTACTCACCTCACCACACTTGTACCGCCGCAGCACTGGGTGATCGCCAATATTAAAGAGACGCAGCTCGCGAATTTACGCGTCGGCCAGCCGGTAACCTTCACCGTCGATGCGTTAAACGATAAAGCCTACACTGGCCGGGTAGAAAGTATCTCTCCGGCAACCGGCGTCGAATTCAGCGCCATTTCGCCAGATAATGCCACAGGCAACTTTGTGAAAATCGCCCAGCGCATTCCGGTGCGCATCGAAGTGCTGGGTAAACCCGAAGAGTCAGCGCGGCTCCGCCCCGGTATGTCAGTGCAGGTGACCATTGACACACGCGAGGCGCAACAATGA